In Candidatus Poribacteria bacterium, the DNA window CCAGTTCTGGCCCCATGTCTAAGATTCGTCAAGAACATCGAGCGGATCACCGGAGGCATCCGCACGTTCTAAAATTTCGACCTCGTAGCCGTCCGGATCGGTGACGAATGCCATTTTCATTCCACCCGATGTGAATTGTTCGCGCCACTCATCGGGCCAAATTTCCAGCCCTGCTTTCTCTAACCCGTCGCAAAATTCGACAATATCTGGAACCCCGATAGCAAAATGCATCAGATCCTCTTGAACCTGAAGATCGAAGTCAGGTGAATAGGTTAACTCTAATGTATGTGCGTTGCCCGGGAGTTCGAGATGCACGATCTGGTTGCCCGCCGGAGATTTATCGCTCCGACTCAGGACTTTAAACCCCATGTGGTCACAATACCAATTGATGGAACCGTCAAGATCGCTCACGCGAACCCGTGTATGTAAAAAAACTGCCATGTGAGTCTCC includes these proteins:
- a CDS encoding VOC family protein is translated as MAVFLHTRVRVSDLDGSINWYCDHMGFKVLSRSDKSPAGNQIVHLELPGNAHTLELTYSPDFDLQVQEDLMHFAIGVPDIVEFCDGLEKAGLEIWPDEWREQFTSGGMKMAFVTDPDGYEVEILERADASGDPLDVLDES